The Prevotella sp. E9-3 genome has a window encoding:
- a CDS encoding TonB-dependent receptor, with the protein MYKPNFQKREVIVFRRFQRKGYSLFSCLGREVLISVLSVATLSSTKAATISDETWRVDSTQTTKEIWLGDVGITGSRAPLTQSQAVRMVTVLSREDIQAAPVRSINDLLKMSVGVDVRQRGALGSQTDISVRGGTQEQITILLNGINVCDPQTAHNVMDLPVELSEVVRIEVLEGPSGRTYGTSSLVGAINIVTHPERQSSLDVTMEGGSYGYAKAGVKANVKSERWNNQLSGSYMRSDGFSRSKTGTLNTDFSGSKGFYQGEYDNDNVHCSWHLGITDKGWGSSTFYASPKWQADDQYEHTTKLFSALQAETKRGIIHFRPAVYWNQHNDRYEGYRGQSDKMKFNYNRCNVYGLNLNSYFDWMLGRTAFGAELRNEDLVSGNLGEPLPSPQHIAGTDRDYTLGINRTNMSAHLEHNILLEGLTISAGFIATKSTQSNMDWQLYPGIDMSYRIGKHSKVFASYNSSLRLPSFTEMYYKLQGYAADPHLKPEEMNALEVGSSYSNNILQAKMSIYHHHGRNMIDWIMDTSLGQNASWQSVNHTRINSYGVETSLGISLKTLWPHQKIINSCALSYSYINQDKKNEPGIVSQYALEYLKHKFTANMQLTPIEHLSLGIYYRWQDRVGQYTDFTGQVHNYKPFGLVDARLAWKTQKYTVYTEANNLLNKKNYVDYGNVPQPGIWIIAGCKINII; encoded by the coding sequence ATGTACAAACCAAATTTTCAAAAGCGTGAAGTAATCGTCTTTCGCAGATTCCAGCGAAAAGGTTACTCTCTTTTCTCATGTTTGGGACGCGAAGTGCTAATCTCAGTACTGAGCGTGGCTACACTTTCTTCTACGAAAGCTGCCACTATCAGCGATGAGACATGGCGCGTTGATTCTACCCAAACAACAAAAGAGATTTGGCTTGGTGATGTAGGTATCACCGGATCACGCGCCCCGCTGACTCAGAGTCAAGCGGTCAGAATGGTAACTGTACTGAGCCGTGAAGATATTCAGGCGGCGCCAGTACGAAGTATTAACGACCTTTTAAAAATGTCTGTAGGCGTTGACGTACGCCAAAGAGGAGCACTTGGTTCCCAGACAGACATTAGTGTGCGAGGTGGCACACAAGAACAAATCACGATTTTACTTAATGGTATCAATGTCTGTGATCCACAAACTGCCCATAATGTAATGGACCTTCCTGTGGAACTCAGCGAAGTTGTGCGTATTGAAGTTCTCGAAGGACCATCAGGACGAACATACGGAACTTCTTCACTTGTGGGTGCCATAAACATTGTGACACACCCAGAACGCCAAAGTAGTTTAGATGTTACCATGGAAGGTGGATCCTACGGTTATGCCAAAGCTGGGGTGAAAGCCAATGTAAAATCGGAAAGATGGAACAACCAGCTAAGTGGCAGTTACATGCGCAGTGATGGTTTCAGTCGTTCTAAGACAGGAACATTGAATACTGATTTCAGTGGTTCTAAAGGTTTCTACCAAGGAGAATACGACAATGACAACGTACACTGTTCATGGCATTTGGGCATTACCGACAAAGGATGGGGCTCCAGCACTTTCTATGCATCACCCAAATGGCAAGCTGACGACCAATACGAACACACAACAAAGCTGTTCTCTGCTCTACAGGCAGAAACAAAGCGTGGAATCATTCATTTCCGCCCTGCTGTTTACTGGAACCAGCATAATGATCGATATGAGGGATATCGTGGACAAAGTGACAAAATGAAGTTCAACTATAACCGTTGTAATGTGTATGGTCTAAACTTGAACAGTTATTTTGACTGGATGTTGGGTCGTACTGCATTCGGAGCAGAACTTCGCAATGAAGACTTAGTGAGTGGTAACCTCGGCGAACCACTACCCTCCCCTCAACATATTGCAGGAACTGACCGTGATTACACGTTGGGTATCAACCGTACAAATATGTCCGCTCACCTGGAACACAATATCCTATTGGAGGGTCTGACAATATCTGCTGGTTTTATAGCCACGAAAAGTACGCAGAGTAATATGGATTGGCAACTCTATCCAGGTATAGATATGAGTTACCGAATTGGTAAACATTCAAAAGTATTTGCCAGTTACAACTCATCTTTAAGACTACCTTCATTTACGGAGATGTATTATAAGCTTCAAGGATATGCTGCTGACCCTCATCTTAAGCCAGAAGAAATGAATGCATTAGAAGTTGGAAGTAGCTATAGTAATAACATTCTCCAAGCTAAAATGAGTATTTATCATCATCATGGCCGAAACATGATAGACTGGATAATGGATACCTCATTGGGACAAAATGCAAGTTGGCAAAGCGTTAATCACACACGTATCAATTCGTATGGAGTTGAAACAAGTCTTGGAATTAGTCTAAAAACTCTTTGGCCTCATCAAAAGATTATTAATTCCTGCGCACTATCTTATAGCTATATCAATCAGGATAAAAAGAATGAACCTGGAATAGTTTCACAATATGCCCTCGAGTATCTGAAACATAAGTTTACTGCAAATATGCAATTAACGCCTATTGAGCATCTTAGCTTAGGAATATATTATCGATGGCAAGATCGTGTGGGACAATACACAGACTTTACAGGACAAGTTCATAATTACAAGCCTTTTGGTTTAGTTGATGCAAGACTAGCATGGAAGACTCAGAAATATACAGTTTATACTGAGGCAAACAATCTTTTAAACAAAAAGAATTATGTAGATTATGGAAATGTTCCCCAACCAGGAATATGGATTATAGCTGGATGTAAAATAAATATCATTTAA
- the dnaB gene encoding replicative DNA helicase — protein sequence MPEPNNATPRRRTAKPNIDNTYGHLQPQALDIEKAVLGALLIDKDAYAVVCEMLFPESFYEPRNQMIYAAIRDLSMAERPVDMLTVTDQLAKKGELENIGGPGYIAEISSKVASSAHVEYHARIIAQKFLARQLISFASVIETKAFDETIDVDELMQEAEGSLFELSQKNMKKDYTQVDPVIKNAIDMINKAAANKDGLTGVTTGYHKLDDMTSGWQASDLVIIAGRPAMGKTSFALSLAKNIASDAHIPIAFFSLEMSNVQLVNRLISNVCEIQGSHLQSGQLQPDEWDRLDKRINGLYGAPLYVDDTPGLSVFELRTKARRLVREHGVKIIMIDYLQLMNANGMRFSSRQEEVSTISRSLKGLAKELNIPILALSQLNRGVESREGLEGKRPQLSDLRESGAIEQDADMVLFVHRPEYYHIYQDDNGRDLHGMAQIIIAKHRKGATGDVLLTFRGEYTRFENPEDTHIANRAPADGGEILGSKINGIDDLNTPISDFQSFGEAPIPPMTEGTPF from the coding sequence ATGCCAGAACCAAACAATGCGACCCCTCGGCGGCGGACAGCAAAGCCGAATATTGATAACACATATGGACACCTGCAACCTCAAGCTCTTGATATAGAAAAAGCCGTATTAGGTGCACTTCTCATTGACAAAGATGCCTATGCAGTAGTGTGCGAGATGCTATTCCCAGAGAGTTTCTATGAACCGCGTAATCAGATGATATATGCAGCAATACGAGACTTGAGTATGGCAGAGCGCCCTGTAGATATGTTGACGGTTACCGACCAACTGGCAAAGAAAGGCGAATTAGAAAATATTGGAGGGCCAGGCTACATAGCTGAAATATCTTCTAAAGTTGCATCGAGTGCACACGTAGAGTATCATGCACGCATTATTGCACAAAAATTCTTGGCTCGTCAACTCATTTCATTTGCAAGCGTAATTGAGACAAAAGCTTTCGACGAAACGATTGACGTTGACGAACTGATGCAAGAAGCAGAGGGGTCACTTTTTGAGTTGTCGCAAAAGAACATGAAGAAGGATTATACACAGGTAGATCCTGTCATTAAGAATGCCATCGACATGATTAACAAAGCGGCAGCAAATAAAGATGGACTTACTGGTGTAACAACTGGTTATCACAAACTGGATGATATGACGTCAGGGTGGCAAGCCAGTGATCTAGTCATCATTGCCGGACGACCAGCAATGGGTAAAACTTCATTTGCACTATCATTAGCGAAAAACATTGCTTCAGACGCACACATTCCTATCGCTTTCTTCTCACTTGAGATGTCTAATGTTCAGTTGGTGAACCGTCTGATTTCGAATGTATGTGAAATTCAGGGATCACATCTTCAAAGTGGACAGCTTCAGCCCGACGAATGGGACCGGCTGGATAAGAGAATTAACGGTCTGTATGGCGCTCCACTCTACGTTGATGACACGCCAGGTCTGTCAGTCTTTGAACTTCGCACTAAAGCTCGACGACTTGTGCGTGAACATGGTGTAAAGATAATAATGATTGACTACCTTCAGTTGATGAACGCCAACGGAATGCGTTTCTCATCACGCCAAGAAGAAGTTAGTACAATTTCACGTTCTTTAAAAGGTTTGGCAAAAGAATTAAACATTCCTATTCTCGCATTGTCGCAGTTGAATCGTGGTGTAGAATCGCGTGAAGGATTAGAAGGAAAACGTCCGCAACTCAGCGACTTACGAGAATCCGGAGCTATTGAACAAGATGCTGATATGGTATTGTTTGTACACCGACCAGAATATTATCACATATATCAAGATGATAATGGACGTGACCTTCATGGTATGGCCCAGATTATTATTGCCAAACACAGAAAAGGTGCTACAGGCGATGTGCTCCTTACATTTCGTGGAGAATATACCCGATTTGAGAATCCTGAAGATACCCATATTGCTAATAGAGCACCTGCCGATGGAGGGGAAATATTAGGTTCAAAAATTAATGGTATAGATGACCTTAATACTCCGATATCTGATTTTCAGAGTTTTGGAGAAGCGCCTATACCACCAATGACTGAAGGAACTCCGTTCTAG
- a CDS encoding iron-sulfur cluster assembly scaffold protein, protein MIYSKEVENMCVVAKGPNHGPAPIPEEGKWIQAKEIKDISGYTHGIGWCAPQQGACKLSLNVKDGVIQEALVETIGCTGMTHSAAMASEILPGKTILEALNTDLVCDAINTAMRELFLQIVYGRTQSAFSEGGLVIGAGLEDLGKGLRSQTGTLYGTVAKGTRYLELTEGYITKQFLDKDNQVCGYEYVHLGKMMEAIKDGMDANEAVKKFTGSYGRTTAEQGIVKAIDPRKE, encoded by the coding sequence ATGATTTATTCAAAGGAAGTAGAAAACATGTGTGTTGTGGCCAAAGGCCCCAACCACGGTCCTGCTCCTATCCCCGAAGAGGGAAAGTGGATTCAGGCCAAAGAGATTAAGGACATTTCGGGCTATACTCATGGTATTGGATGGTGTGCTCCTCAGCAGGGTGCCTGCAAACTGAGTCTGAACGTAAAAGACGGCGTTATTCAGGAAGCTCTTGTTGAGACTATCGGTTGTACAGGTATGACTCACTCTGCAGCTATGGCCAGCGAAATTCTGCCAGGCAAGACTATCCTTGAAGCTTTGAATACTGACCTTGTTTGCGATGCAATTAACACTGCAATGCGCGAGTTATTCCTGCAGATTGTTTATGGACGCACACAGAGCGCTTTCTCAGAAGGCGGTTTGGTTATTGGTGCTGGCTTGGAAGATCTGGGTAAGGGTCTACGTTCTCAGACTGGTACTCTTTATGGCACCGTTGCCAAAGGTACACGTTATCTTGAGTTGACTGAGGGTTACATCACCAAGCAATTCCTTGACAAAGACAATCAGGTTTGCGGTTATGAGTACGTTCACCTGGGTAAGATGATGGAAGCCATTAAAGATGGTATGGATGCCAACGAGGCTGTGAAGAAATTTACTGGCTCATACGGTCGTACAACTGCTGAGCAGGGTATTGTTAAGGCTATTGACCCACGTAAGGAGTAA
- a CDS encoding GGGtGRT protein, whose protein sequence is MIRKVSFESYERRINQVLAALKENGINSIEEANEICEKAGIDPYQMCEETQRICFENAKWAYVCGAAIAIKKGVKSAAEAAEAIGIGLQSFCIPGSVADDRKVGLGHGNLAARLLREETECFAFLAGHESFAAAEGAIKIAEKANKVRKKPLRVILNGLGKDAAMIISRINGFTYVQTQFDYYTGEVKVVKEVPYSDGPRAKVKCYGADDVREGVAILWKENVDVSITGNSTNPTRFQHPVAGTYKKERVLAGKPYFSVASGGGTGRTLHPDNMAAGPASYGMTDTLGRMHSDAQFAGSSSVPAHVEMMGFLGIGNNPMVGATVSIAVEIDLALNKK, encoded by the coding sequence ATGATAAGAAAAGTTTCATTCGAGAGTTATGAGCGTCGCATCAATCAGGTGCTGGCAGCTCTGAAGGAAAACGGCATCAATAGCATTGAAGAAGCTAATGAGATTTGCGAAAAGGCAGGTATTGATCCTTACCAGATGTGTGAAGAGACCCAGCGTATCTGCTTCGAGAACGCAAAATGGGCATACGTATGCGGTGCTGCTATCGCTATTAAGAAGGGTGTAAAGAGTGCTGCTGAGGCTGCCGAAGCTATCGGTATTGGTCTGCAGAGTTTCTGTATTCCTGGTTCTGTTGCTGACGACCGCAAGGTTGGTCTTGGCCATGGCAATCTAGCCGCTCGCCTGCTGCGCGAGGAGACAGAGTGCTTCGCATTCTTGGCCGGTCATGAGTCATTCGCTGCTGCTGAGGGTGCAATCAAAATTGCCGAGAAAGCAAATAAGGTTCGTAAAAAGCCTCTTCGAGTTATTCTGAATGGTCTTGGCAAAGACGCAGCTATGATTATCAGCCGCATCAACGGATTCACATATGTTCAGACACAGTTTGATTACTATACCGGTGAGGTAAAGGTTGTGAAGGAAGTTCCCTACTCTGACGGACCTCGCGCCAAGGTAAAGTGCTATGGTGCTGACGATGTTCGTGAAGGTGTTGCAATCCTTTGGAAGGAGAATGTTGACGTATCAATTACTGGTAACTCAACCAATCCAACACGTTTCCAGCATCCTGTAGCTGGTACTTATAAGAAGGAGCGTGTATTGGCTGGTAAGCCATACTTCTCAGTTGCTTCTGGTGGTGGTACCGGTCGTACACTTCACCCTGATAATATGGCAGCTGGTCCCGCATCATACGGTATGACTGATACTCTGGGTCGTATGCACTCAGATGCTCAGTTTGCTGGTTCTTCATCAGTACCTGCACACGTAGAGATGATGGGCTTCCTTGGTATTGGTAACAACCCAATGGTTGGTGCTACAGTGTCAATTGCTGTAGAAATTGATCTTGCATTAAACAAGAAATAA
- a CDS encoding right-handed parallel beta-helix repeat-containing protein: MDTVFSTVGSSTYTLWAYNNASDGLRISSVRLKHGNQTGFRVNVDGSYLDNSLGSVTNDLEVRKGDSIRIFIEQTAPLGDSDIARIITDHLVFTLESGVEQNVVLNGCAWDAVMLRDIVVSHDSIIQSKRPIVVYGGIKVEKNAKLIIQNTTLYFHDKAGVEVYGKLQTDSVTFRGDRLDHMFDYLPYDRISGQWKGIHFYGSSADNQLKCTELRNAMNGIVCDSALLSSSNQRIYMEKCIIHNCKGNGLEVYNSYVGLKDCQISNTLGDCVLAYGGAVLLDGCTIAQFYPFAADRGVGLRFYNKYNGYNYPLETLKCTNCILTGYADDELMGQQLAADSVNFAYYFENCLLRTPKVKDDTLHFKKIIWENPKDEIQGKKQFVLIDEENLIYDFHLDSLSTAKGLGCYR; the protein is encoded by the coding sequence ATGGATACAGTGTTTTCCACTGTGGGGTCTTCAACATATACACTTTGGGCATATAATAATGCATCTGATGGTCTGCGTATTTCATCTGTTCGATTGAAACATGGTAATCAGACGGGTTTTCGTGTAAATGTAGATGGTAGTTATTTGGATAATTCTTTAGGCTCCGTAACAAATGACCTTGAAGTTAGAAAAGGTGATAGCATTCGTATATTTATTGAACAGACTGCTCCGTTAGGAGATAGTGATATCGCTAGAATTATTACTGACCATCTGGTGTTTACATTAGAAAGTGGGGTAGAGCAGAATGTAGTACTCAACGGTTGTGCGTGGGATGCGGTGATGCTGAGAGATATTGTAGTGAGTCATGATAGCATAATCCAATCAAAAAGACCTATTGTCGTTTATGGTGGTATCAAGGTCGAAAAAAACGCTAAGCTCATTATACAGAATACGACTCTATATTTCCACGATAAAGCAGGTGTCGAAGTGTATGGAAAATTGCAAACGGATAGTGTGACATTTCGTGGCGATCGTTTAGACCATATGTTTGATTATTTGCCCTACGATCGTATAAGTGGTCAGTGGAAAGGAATTCATTTCTATGGTTCATCAGCGGACAATCAGTTAAAGTGTACAGAATTGAGAAATGCTATGAACGGTATAGTCTGCGATTCCGCCTTATTGTCGTCAAGCAATCAACGCATTTATATGGAAAAATGTATCATCCATAATTGTAAGGGAAATGGATTGGAAGTTTATAATTCTTATGTGGGATTAAAGGACTGTCAGATTTCTAATACTTTAGGTGATTGTGTGTTGGCTTACGGTGGAGCAGTATTACTTGATGGGTGCACTATTGCTCAGTTTTATCCCTTCGCAGCCGATAGGGGGGTAGGACTCCGTTTCTACAACAAATATAACGGATATAATTATCCGCTTGAAACGCTCAAGTGTACTAATTGTATTCTTACTGGCTATGCTGATGATGAACTTATGGGGCAACAATTAGCTGCAGATTCAGTAAATTTTGCTTATTATTTTGAAAACTGTTTACTGCGCACGCCTAAAGTAAAAGACGATACGCTGCATTTCAAAAAGATTATTTGGGAAAATCCAAAAGACGAAATTCAAGGAAAGAAACAATTTGTATTAATAGATGAGGAAAATCTCATATATGATTTTCACTTGGATTCACTCTCTACAGCTAAAGGGCTCGGATGCTATCGTTAA
- a CDS encoding NADH peroxidase yields the protein MKKKFICAVCGYVYEGDAAPEKCPICKAPASKFSELKEQAGDVTYATVHRLGDGKIEGVPEEMIQELRNNYNGECGEVGMYIAMARQADREGYPEIAEAFNRYALEEAKHAAQFAELLGEVVFDTKTNLEKRAAAEEGACADKFELAKQAKAMGFDAIHDMVHEAAKDEARHGAGFAGLLKRYFGK from the coding sequence ATGAAAAAGAAGTTTATTTGTGCTGTTTGTGGCTACGTGTATGAAGGTGATGCAGCTCCTGAAAAGTGTCCAATTTGTAAAGCTCCAGCCTCAAAGTTCTCAGAACTAAAGGAACAAGCAGGTGATGTTACATACGCAACTGTTCATCGTTTAGGCGATGGAAAGATTGAAGGCGTACCTGAAGAAATGATTCAGGAACTGCGTAATAATTATAATGGTGAGTGCGGTGAAGTAGGTATGTATATTGCGATGGCTCGTCAGGCCGATCGCGAGGGATATCCTGAAATCGCTGAAGCATTCAACCGTTATGCTCTTGAAGAGGCTAAGCATGCTGCTCAGTTTGCTGAACTGCTTGGTGAGGTCGTTTTCGATACTAAGACCAATCTGGAGAAACGTGCTGCTGCTGAAGAAGGTGCTTGCGCTGATAAGTTTGAACTGGCCAAACAAGCTAAGGCTATGGGCTTTGATGCTATTCACGACATGGTTCACGAAGCAGCTAAAGACGAGGCTCGTCATGGTGCTGGATTCGCAGGATTGCTGAAGCGTTATTTTGGCAAGTAA
- a CDS encoding ATP-dependent helicase encodes MNEQAHQLLNQLNESQREAVEYCEGASLVIAGAGSGKTRVLTYKIAYLLQSKGLNPWNILALTFTNKAAREMKERIGRLVGEETARYLQMGTFHSVFAHILRVESEKIGFSSNFTIYDQTDARSLVKSICKELGLDEKEYKPSSVADQISMAKNHLILPQQFVNSSLFNPKRTKVVEVYSRYIERCRQANAMDFDDLLVQTYLLFAHHEEVRRRYVEKYNYILVDEYQDTNHVQQEILFQLTKERQRVCVVGDDAQSIYSFRGANIDNILNFQKAYDNTRLFKLEQNYRSTQLIVEAANSLIKKNERQIPKDVFSKNDEGDRLTLKPAYSDKEEAIIVCNDILRIKRMEQAQYNDFAILYRTNSQSRSFEEQMRKMNIPYRIFGGMSFYQRKEIKDVIAYYRVVTNPNDEEALKRIINYPTRGIGDTSLAKIVNTATAYGVSLWQVISQPVLFHLEMAKSTAGKIEAFRQLIENWRMRVDKEDAYQLGHSIVMESGISKDIYSSRNPEDISRQENLEEFLGGMQDFVESRKEEDMGEQIYLGNFLQEVALLTDLDSDDAENQPKVSLMTIHSAKGLEFPTVFVVGLEENIFPSPMCINSLRELEEERRLLYVAITRAEKHCILTCAQNRFRYGRMEYDTPSRFIRDIDARLLHVVSDNKSYRNDDFGDSQLPWNQRSSHSNSAWMQNPRPVSSQFRADPLPREVPPRKEETPVDPFSSSFRQKLNQASGGRFKPVSKAVTQPSAYSQTNNLSNSPISLREGMTIEHQRFGIGKVLKVEGSGENEKATVEFRNAGVKQLLLKFAKFNVV; translated from the coding sequence ATGAACGAACAAGCCCATCAATTATTAAACCAACTAAACGAAAGCCAACGCGAGGCTGTAGAATACTGTGAAGGAGCCTCATTAGTTATTGCTGGTGCAGGCTCGGGAAAGACTCGTGTATTGACCTATAAAATTGCCTATCTGCTTCAGTCAAAGGGGTTGAACCCTTGGAATATTCTTGCCCTGACTTTTACCAATAAAGCCGCTCGTGAAATGAAAGAACGTATAGGTCGGTTAGTTGGAGAAGAAACGGCTCGATATCTGCAAATGGGCACATTTCACTCTGTTTTTGCTCATATATTGAGAGTTGAATCAGAGAAGATTGGTTTTTCATCAAATTTCACCATCTATGATCAGACGGATGCCCGTTCTTTAGTAAAGAGTATATGTAAGGAGTTAGGCCTGGATGAAAAAGAGTATAAGCCATCCTCTGTTGCCGATCAGATATCGATGGCAAAGAACCACTTGATTCTTCCACAGCAATTCGTAAACAGCTCGTTGTTCAATCCCAAACGAACAAAAGTTGTCGAAGTGTACAGCCGCTATATAGAACGTTGTCGTCAGGCTAATGCGATGGACTTTGACGACCTGTTGGTTCAAACCTATCTGTTGTTCGCTCATCACGAAGAAGTGAGAAGAAGGTATGTTGAGAAGTATAATTATATTCTTGTTGATGAGTATCAGGATACTAATCACGTACAACAGGAAATATTGTTCCAATTGACTAAAGAACGTCAGCGCGTATGTGTAGTAGGCGATGATGCACAGAGTATTTATAGTTTTCGTGGGGCCAATATCGATAACATTCTGAATTTCCAGAAAGCATATGACAATACCCGACTGTTCAAACTTGAGCAGAATTATCGTTCTACTCAACTCATTGTGGAAGCCGCCAACAGCTTGATTAAGAAGAACGAGCGACAGATTCCAAAAGATGTGTTTAGTAAGAACGACGAAGGTGATCGTCTTACTCTGAAACCAGCTTATAGCGATAAGGAGGAAGCAATTATCGTTTGTAATGACATTCTTAGGATAAAACGAATGGAACAGGCTCAATATAACGATTTTGCTATTCTTTACCGAACTAATTCGCAGAGTCGTTCTTTTGAGGAACAGATGCGAAAAATGAATATACCATATCGCATCTTTGGCGGAATGTCATTCTATCAACGAAAAGAAATTAAAGATGTGATTGCCTATTATCGTGTAGTTACAAATCCTAACGATGAAGAGGCTTTGAAACGAATCATCAACTATCCTACTCGTGGCATAGGTGATACTTCTTTGGCTAAAATAGTGAATACCGCTACTGCTTATGGGGTATCGTTATGGCAAGTTATCTCTCAGCCAGTATTGTTTCATCTCGAGATGGCAAAATCTACAGCCGGAAAAATCGAAGCTTTTCGTCAACTTATTGAAAATTGGCGAATGCGGGTCGATAAGGAGGATGCTTACCAGTTGGGGCACTCTATCGTGATGGAAAGTGGTATTTCAAAGGATATATATAGTAGCAGAAATCCTGAAGACATATCCCGTCAGGAGAATCTTGAAGAATTCTTAGGTGGAATGCAAGATTTTGTAGAGAGTAGAAAAGAAGAGGATATGGGGGAACAAATCTATTTGGGCAATTTCCTCCAAGAGGTTGCGTTACTTACTGATTTGGATAGCGATGATGCTGAAAATCAGCCTAAAGTATCGCTCATGACGATTCATAGCGCTAAGGGACTTGAATTTCCTACAGTATTTGTTGTTGGACTTGAAGAGAATATATTCCCATCGCCGATGTGTATAAATTCGCTGCGTGAATTGGAAGAGGAACGCAGATTACTTTATGTCGCCATTACTCGTGCTGAGAAGCATTGCATACTTACTTGTGCGCAGAATCGTTTCCGATATGGCCGTATGGAGTATGATACACCATCGAGATTCATTCGTGATATAGATGCTCGTCTGCTTCATGTTGTTAGCGATAATAAATCCTACAGGAATGATGACTTTGGCGATAGTCAGCTTCCATGGAACCAACGTTCGTCACATAGTAATAGTGCATGGATGCAGAATCCACGCCCTGTATCTTCACAATTCAGAGCAGATCCATTACCACGTGAAGTTCCACCTCGAAAGGAAGAAACTCCTGTTGATCCATTTAGTAGCTCATTCAGGCAAAAGCTAAACCAAGCATCTGGCGGAAGATTCAAACCTGTATCAAAAGCAGTGACTCAACCATCTGCCTATTCTCAAACAAATAACTTGTCTAATTCACCCATTTCTCTTCGCGAAGGAATGACCATAGAACATCAGCGTTTTGGTATAGGAAAAGTTTTGAAAGTAGAAGGCTCTGGCGAAAACGAGAAAGCAACTGTGGAATTCCGCAATGCAGGAGTCAAGCAGCTATTATTGAAATTTGCAAAATTCAATGTTGTATAA
- a CDS encoding DUF554 domain-containing protein, with protein sequence MIGTIVNTCTIIAGSILGAILSKGIKEKYKNGLYDALGLASLGIGLNATIQNLSKSEYPVLFIVSLAIGTLVGTKLDIDGHFHRLVEQRSAKKGLADGLSTAILLYCIGPLSMLGPVISALKGDHTFLFTNATLDFVSSTIFASTYGIGMILAAPVLFLWQGMFWLVAHISSQAVSESLMAELLIIGGLMITGSGLSLLRIKDCKTLNLLPALCIPIVWFIISHFIS encoded by the coding sequence GTGATAGGAACAATTGTCAATACTTGTACCATTATTGCCGGTAGCATACTGGGTGCGATATTAAGTAAGGGTATTAAAGAAAAATATAAGAATGGACTGTATGATGCATTAGGTTTGGCTTCGCTAGGAATCGGATTGAATGCAACAATTCAGAATCTCAGCAAAAGCGAATATCCAGTTTTGTTTATAGTTTCACTGGCCATTGGTACATTAGTGGGAACAAAACTAGACATCGATGGACATTTTCACAGACTCGTAGAGCAACGAAGTGCTAAGAAAGGATTGGCCGATGGATTATCAACGGCCATCCTTCTTTATTGTATAGGACCGCTATCAATGCTGGGACCTGTGATCTCAGCTCTGAAGGGCGACCACACTTTTCTGTTTACAAACGCAACGCTCGATTTCGTTTCCAGTACAATATTCGCCTCTACCTATGGTATCGGTATGATTTTGGCTGCACCTGTATTGTTCCTTTGGCAGGGAATGTTTTGGCTGGTAGCCCATATTTCAAGTCAGGCAGTGAGTGAATCCTTAATGGCAGAGTTGTTGATTATCGGTGGACTGATGATTACAGGTAGTGGTCTGTCATTGTTGCGTATCAAAGATTGTAAAACACTCAATCTGTTGCCAGCACTTTGTATTCCGATTGTGTGGTTCATCATCTCTCATTTCATATCATAA